The Glycine soja cultivar W05 chromosome 9, ASM419377v2, whole genome shotgun sequence sequence aaaGTTCAAGGCATTCTacctttttatgaaaaaagttTAACAGAACCTTAAAGTTTGCTGGCAACTCAGTTAGAAGATATGAAAGCATACCATAATTTGTTCAAGTAAATATCGATTATACCCAAGGATGGATAACGGGAAATTTACCATTGATTTAAATCCTGCATTATACCCAACAGTAGTAATCAAACATATCAAATATCTACCAATAATACAGAGTCATTCAGCTTCTCTAGGGTGTACACTGCGAGTAGCAGATACTCCAAATTAAAAAGGCCATTTAATTTTCAGTTACTTTGCTGCTATTATCTTCTTCAGGTACCACCACCTGTTCTTCCTTCACAATTTCTTCAATCTTTGTTTCCTGCGATGGAGCATGCTTGACATCTGAGACATCTTGAAGCTGCAATGCATTCATTGATGTCAGCAAGTTTAATAACTGAAAAACAACCTAGAAGTTGTAGAGTCAAATGATTCTCCGAAAGACTTTACCCCCAGGTTTCTTAAGCTAGCAGTAACATCTTCTTGTTGCTGCTGCAGGGTAGTCCTCAGATCTTGAAATtcctaatttcaattttatcaataaataaattacatacaacaaaatcaatttgaaagagagaaaaaatctaGAAGCACACTTAGTCACTTACTGCTCTGAGTTGGTCCACTTCAACATTAAGTGTTTTCTTAAGTTCTGACAGCTCCTGCATGAACaaaagaaaactaataaaaaattgcaaaataacaaatttacaaCATGCACAAAACTAGAGTGAAGCCGAAGTAACATCCAAACCAGTTAACCAGTCATAGAAGAGAGTTCAGCTACCTACCAATATAACCAGGAAAGCAAGACACGAGGGGCAAACCCTATTGTCTATTAAATCTTTAGTTATGACCAAAGAATGAATGGCATATGGACCCTATCTGAActaggcaaaataataataaacataagcCATGGACCATGAAAAATCCTTTCATTTACGAAAGTATTCAGAGAAAACTATATCATCTatcaacataataaaatatcataattattgCTTGTCGATTGTTCAACTCTGAAGGTTAAAATCCAATAAATGGGCTTTTGACCAAGCTAGCTATACTTAAAGAAGGGACAAATACATTTTAGGTCC is a genomic window containing:
- the LOC114425530 gene encoding uncharacterized protein LOC114425530, which produces MANPDSSLPLSIKKENITPITSKIEELNESRSELLGRVQSLKQDLQSWRSKLDTQVKVYRDELSELKKTLNVEVDQLRAEFQDLRTTLQQQQEDVTASLRNLGLQDVSDVKHAPSQETKIEEIVKEEQVVVPEEDNSSKVTEN